The Neurospora crassa OR74A linkage group I, whole genome shotgun sequence genome segment CTTGTCCTATATTAAACGGTTGTCCCACAGAAaattttccccctcttttataagagggggTTGGCAAAAGACTCCACCGCTAACCCCCAAGTAGTtaagagaaggaaagaagaaacgaAGAGGGAAACCCCGAAGGAAGATCCTTGCTGAAAACTGGGGAAGTGCTAGTCTTCACGTGATCTGGAGATGTGGATCCCAACGTTGCAGGCATGGAACAACATCCAATGTCAAGTGAATTGTTGCGCGCCTGAACGGCAGATATTCGATAATCCCCGACAACTTGCATCCCGCTATTCAGCGACTCCATCTTTCATTTCACAAAGGTCGCTCACCGGTAGATGCGTTTGTCATCGCCCACGATCGATGCTATTTCATGCTGTCCTATTACTAGCTAACCTCCTGATCTCCGCCTAGTACGCCAGACACTTTTCTTGGGCATGTACGGCGAGGGCGGACTTAGGCAAGTAGATTCAATTCGAGATCATGGTAGTTTTGCCGTCCATGTCTCGTCTCGCCCCGATCCCACTGCACTAGGACCAAGTGGTGGATGGGATGAGTACCAAAGAACAACAGGTGGCAGCATATGTTACACGAGATCGATCGTCTCCAACAGACACTAGCAGGTGGTGTGAATATACCTAGTCCGGACATTGGATGTGTTTGGTGTGAACGTGTCCGAGACTAGTTTTTACACTACACCACCACCTGATGAGGCACGGCGAGATATTCGGGATATGCACTCCCCGATATTCACAGAGGGTCCGCTGTAACGCGCAAGGAAGCTCCTAGCACTTCACCGTGGCTTCACCGTCCCCGTCCCCCAAATCTCAAGTGGTTATTCCCGGTCAGGAGTGCGGAAAGATCCCATTGGCTGCCAGAGCTTGGGAACCACCAACATGGCtcgaacaaaaaaaaaagctggCGTTTCGTCCTTGGCGAACTGCACGCAAGCAACGAGCGCGAGCGCTAGGAATGACGACAAGACGAGTAAGAGATGCCCGCGGTGGCATGGATTACAGAGCATCGCTTGTACACCTCTGCATGGATATCAAACGTTAGCTGGATACAGCCGCCTCACAAGAAACAGGGAGCAAAGAGACGACCAAATAGACATTTCCTGTGCAAAAATCAAGGTTATTCGCCACTCGCAAAAACCGGAGCTAACATTTACTACCCGTGCAGAAGTGTATCGTATCTCCAGCCCCGAGGGAGTGGGACACCAGGGACACCAGGGGCCTCCTTCAGCGGacatctctctttcttcttacctTCTTTTTACGTTTAGTTCAGACTGTTGCACCCACCCCGCTCCGCTCCGCAACATCCTCGCATCGAGATACACTTGCGAGACTGCGGAATCACCCAGGCAAATTCATGATGGTGCCCTGTGGGCTTTGATGGGCGGAAGCAAACCCCCAACCCCAAACTGACCTGGCCTTGAGGAGATCTCGGTCGAACTAAGCAAGGTCAGGGGCCAGACAGGTGCGGGCTGGAGTTCTGGGCCTCGACAGGTCAGGAGAAGCCGTTGTGGGACAAGATAAAAACAACACCATGCCCCTGGCTTAACCCAGCAGTTGATGATCGGTCAAATCACCGGGTTAACGCTTACACACTCGTCACCCCTAGCCTCTTGTTTTGGTCGTGTTCTACGTCCTGTCTTACCCCTTCCAGTTCGAGTTGGCTGGTAGACATCCAATTCAGGACAAACGGGGATAACGCTCTTCTTCCGACTTTGTCTCATTTTAGATCTCTCCACTCTTGGGCGCAACATTTCTCACTCAACCACGACCATCGAGCCTAATACCCTTGACGACCACCACCCATTCCATTTCCACAAACTCCGGACAAgtaacccaacccaaccaaaaACACTGCGAACTTCGAGGTTCTTGAGCAACAGCCATTGTCGAACACTTTAATTTCGATTCTCAGCTTGGCGACAGTCCAACGACTAGGAAAGAGATACATATATCGACAAGAGCGGACATATCTTTCTTTGTGGCTTTCAACCGGCGACTTTTATACATCTCAGAGATGTCTATCATGGTGGATCCACTGCCTCGATTCTGATAATAGAAGCTTCAACGGATCTTCTCGTTCTTGTCGACAGCAAAAACCCCGTGTGTTGGGCCATCCTCGGCCCTCCCGCCAGCAGCTGGTCCCCATCGGCACCGTTTGTACCTTCATGTGCTTCAGCGGCTCCCCTCAAAGCCGCTGAGCGATGTCAGTTTACGTTCCTCCGTCTTCCAACCCTCAGGGAGCGGCGTTGCTGGCTATATTTTGGAGTATTCACGCCGCCTGCACCATCTTCGTGGGCCTTCGCTTGTACTGCAAGGTCATTCGTGGCCGCCGCCTTTGGTGGGATGATCACTTGTTAATACTAGCCTGGGTATGCCACTCATCCACATCTTTTTCAACAACTTCATACTCTTTGCCTTggtttcccccccccccccccccccccttggTAATGATTATCCAACCGGCCATTCTTGGTATTTTGGAAAGACGTTTCCCCACATGAATACAGCTAACACAGTTTCATTACACAAAGGCCCTACTCTTCATAAACACCGTTTTCACCACTTCCTCCGTCTTGATGGGATACGGGCTACACACTGATGCTGTACCCGTGGAAAACGAGAAGTACCTGTCTATTATCGGCGGCATCAATGGCACCACATCGGTTATCCACGTACTGCTCAGCAAAGTATCCTTTGCCGTGACGCTTCTTCGAATCACAGATGGCTGGCTGAAGCGACTCGTCTGGTTCATCATCGTCACTTTGACGTTATGCCAAGTCAGCACCGCCCTTATGTTTTGGCTTCTGTGCGAACCCCCGGAGGCGACATGGAACTCTAGTATTGTACATAAAAAGTGCTGGTCACCCGACGGCCTCCTCGCCTACTCGATTGCTCTTGGAAGTGAGTATCATCTGACCCAAACACGCTAATCCACCCCAaaatttttactaattactcCTCTCTAGTTTATTCAGCCGTGTGTGACTTCGTGCTTGCGCTTCTACCGTGGCGAATCCTTATGCGATTCCATATGTACCGAGGCGAAAAGGTTGGCGTGGCTATAGCCATGAGCATGGGGGTCTTGTATGTGAAAGGGCCTCAACCTTCAGGACTAGAAGAATCCTACAGGAGCTTTGCTAACCGGATGACGAACCTCACAGTGCCGGAATCGCGGGTGCTATCAAGGTGTCGACAATCGGCCGCATAGTGAGTAATGACTTCAGCTGTAAGTTCTCCTTATTCCCACACACAAAAGCCTCCGATTTTCTGGTGTAAAATCCTGCTAACCCTTGAAATAGACGAGGGATTCCTTCTGGTTGTTTGTGCCCTTGTCGAGGGGGCTTGCGCCATGATGGCTGCCTCAATACCCACCCTGAGGGCTCTGTTCCTTCACACCTTTGACCCTCCATCGCAGCCGAGCATCGATGTAGTCGTCGAAAGTGATAGATCCGCGGGGGCATCAGCACGTCGAGCCCGATCCGACTGGGACGAAAGAAAGTACAGGAACAGAAGCGACCAGAGCATCCTGGCGATACCGCCgacaagcagcagcactaTGGACAGGTCGGTCGAAACAGATATCGAACGAGATCTGTCAAGACCGCTAAACAACCAGTTTGAAATGAAAGACTGGAAGTCAGCAAAGAGTTGAAGGTATGCGACATAATacggaaagaagaggaacaaCATAATGAGAGAGGTCGATATCCAATACGGAAGATATCAGTATTCCCTCGAAAGGATGTACGGGTCATCAATTCGACGATAGCATCATCTCAGTAGAGGGTGAGAAGACGGCGCGAGCAGCCCCTACTACGAAAACAGTCCCATCCTGTTGGACGAGACGCACTACAACTTCTTATCACCATCCTTCAGGGGCATGAATGTCGACAGTCATCACTCCCGAGATCGGTGATTAGGTGCTTCGAAGATGGCCTCTGATGCAGAGGGAGACATAGCTTCAGCAATATGCTTCACACGGTGGTGTGTCTGAAGAGGCGGCCCTGCGTTTGCAGGCTTTGTGATGATGCTGTACGGATACGGTACCAGTACCCGGAGACCCTCGACAGAGAGTCGAATTTGTACCGTTTCTTGACAACGCTCCAGCAACTCGAAGGACACTCAAACCCACCTGAGCTCTTCCAAATGATATGGAGGTAGACTCGAGGAAGTCCGCGGTGGGCAGAAACACTTGGTAGCCATGCCTTGTATATTAGCCGGACGTCTTATAGGATTCGTCCGGGAGACGAAGTCTAGgggaacaacaaaaaaaaaaggaaaaaaaaagaaaaaaagaaagaaacaaagaaaaaccTTGATATCGGAGCCTCACCGCAGATGCACAACGCACATACCTGAAACCCCATGGGAAGGGCCCAGGTTTTTTGTTGATGCAGCTCTCGAAGTTCCAACGTGTATGTGTTGGGCCAGTCTCGAAGCAACTCGCCCAATTTGCATAGCCTACGGCAAGGTCATTTCAAGACCTGCCGAGCACGCAAATGGGAACCGAAGAGCACCCATACCGGCTGGCGACTTCAAAGTATCCCAATATGCATCGAGGAAAATACGAGGACGTTGGCAGAACGAACAAGACGAAGTGAATTTGATGGTTCAATTGATTGGATGGAGAGGAAGTTTGCCAGCCGAATGAAATCTAGACCGACCCAGATGAGACCTGAATGTTGACTCAAGCGTACATGGACACTTGACGTTGACTGCTCATGATCCGAGAAGGGAAGATATGACGAAAGAATGCAGATGGCCGTCGGGTCAAgatgggttttttttttacttgtTCTTTGGGGGGGACGAGAGGTTGGCAACCTGGTTCAGCCTGGAACAGCTGGACAACGACATCGACCACTGATATCAACGAACGACACCGCGGGGTGCAGGGACAGGACAAGGGCCTGCCAAGCGAGTGGGAAGGAGGGGTTGGGATGGGTGCCCTGGCCGCATCAGGTGCTAGTAGGTTCCATTCTGTAAAGTAGTGTATGTAGCTGTTGTCAGTGAAGAACGTGTGTTCCGTGGGCTTTGTATTCACAAGCAAGCACTGAACGATCTCAAAGTTTCTCTCCGTTGATCGCGAAgattggggagggggggttaCCGAGATTCGAGCTCCGTCGAGGACAGAACTATGAACATCCACATAGTAGCTTCCATATGGTCAGCCAGGTCTGCCGTTGGTGGTTTGTTTCAATGGGCATCTCAACCGTCCGTCATGTACAAGAGAAAGAGCAGAAACGGGGCAGAAAACAAAGTAAAGCTGTAAAAACACTTGGCGGATCACGTCCAAGTTCCGTCCCGTCCTCTTAAGCGGCTCAACCGCCAAGGGTTgggtgtggttgtggttgtggtttggTCTGATGCTAGTGGACGCCGTCGTCAAGTGATGTCGCgacgaagaaaaaggatcGGGCTGGCGTGAAACAGATGACGGGCAGCTGTGACAACCTGGAACACCCCGTACCAGCTGCAGGATTTCACCACTCCAGCAGCCGTCGAACCCCGCCCCGAGGGCTACCTGCGTTAGCAGCCAGTCGGGTGAGACCGTGAGTGACGATTGAGGATTGGACGATCGCTTCATACCTTGCTGGGTCGTTCTTTCTGTTGCGACGACATGAAGAGATGGATTGGCTGGGGCTAGGTGGTATGGGGGACTGATTGCGCGCGCACAGCCCCTGGCGAAGAACCCCTCGGGCCCCTTCCACGGAGATCAAGTTGGGTTCCCTTACCTGCCAACCCTGTTGGGCATCCCATAAGCATGGcatatttttttttacacttctttcttctcaCCCCGTCGCAATTCTGAGTAGTGGAGACATGATCAtaccttttctcttttcttttcatgtTTCTGTGTGTCTTTGACTGAGTAGCTACGCTAAAAAATCGTCTTTGATGCTGCTTCTGTTCTCTGATTCAGCATGTTGGTTGGACATCTCGAGGACTGGACTGTATCGCATATCCTATCTTGCACCAGCACTATCGAGCGATGTCTTGGTTTGCGACTTATACCCAAGGGCACCTTCCAACCCGTGATGCCCCGCCGACCGGGCAGTACTAGTAGTTTCTACCTTACCACTGTTCAGCCCCTCCCGGCAGATTGTACGCTACAATACTGTACACTCCAACCCTGGTTTGATTGTTGGCGTGGTACTTCGATTCACACTTTTCCTTCTCAAGTTTGGTTCGGTGGACTTTGGCGATGCAAGCCCTGGTAAAGCGCTGGAAATGTTTCCCCTTTAGGTATTGTCTTTGGAATACTGAGGAGGCTGTTCCGAAGCCCTGTCTCTACCCTGGCTTTTTGACGATTTAGACCAATCACAAAGGCTAGATCGCACATTTCTCCCCTGTTCAAAGTCGGAAGAAGTCCCACGCTAACAATCAAACCAGTATTGAACTGTACCGTATTTATACCAAGAGTACGTACCGCAGCGGTTTGAAGCAGTTGGTTGCGGACACCCGACGTCGAAATCAAACGAACTCTTGcactttcttcctcttgcaaCTACCAACCACCCTGCTATACCAAGTACATACATGTGTAAGGCAGCGAAGAAAGGTGATCGTAACGTGCAAGGCAAGGCACATTCCCCGTCTTACGGCGGCACTGCAGTCCGCAGCGGCTATTACTAGATAGATGACGTTCATCCCGTCCTTGTCAAGTTGCGCGCGAAATCAagctctttcttttttttttttacttttctttcgacttcttccttccacttcttctcaTTGTGAGTAACTCGACAGACACGGGGGAATCTCGCGATTCCACTGGCGAACCTCCCGACACCTACTAAACTTGCGACCAAAGCATAACGATTACCTCTTATTTCCTCATCACGAGCTTAAAACCCTTGCCCAATCTTTAGGCCTTTAGAACCCCCGCCCAACTGGTGTTTTGAACAACGACAGCAACCCACTACAGTATCCATATCGGCACTGTCATTTGTTTGGTTCGATTCTCGCCCACATACTGCCAGTACCGGCGATTGCGTTACACTTctagaataagaagaagaccacGGGTATCTCTCTCCAGGTTAGTCACAAGCTATCGTTATTGCATGGCGCGGATTTGCAATCACAGGCGCGGCGTTCTTTTGATGCTTCACGTTTCTTGGCCTGAAAATCCGCCACTGCGCGATCCGTCCAAACGCATCCAGCATCTTCGTTACTAGCCAGGGGGGGGCATCAGATGAAGGACCGGCGACGAACGTTTACTGGCGCAAACAACACACTCGATTGCCGCAGCGATTTCACTTGGGGGTTTTGGATATCGATGCGCACGACACACAACGAGCTCAGGCGACAGTCGGCGGCCTCGATCTTCCTCCGTTGCCCCATCAACTTGTTGCACCCTTCTATGACATGTTACTGGGCGACGAATCAGTCGCGTTTCGTCACCTGAACCTGTTTTGATGACCCAATGCCCCAAGGCATCAGGAGCTAACATGGGACTTGTCAGAGGCAGGGCAGTGAGATTTTGAGACCTTTTTGCACTCCACTACTGCCGCCGTCGCATCGCATTTTGGGCCTTCCCCACAGCCATCAACCTCTCCTTCCGACTCCTGTCTTCACTGTTAACGACAACAACTTTTGCAAGTTCGCGCACTCCAGCTGCTGTGTttcctcaccaccaaccgATCACGACTTCGTCTTCACACCGCGCTCCGGCCCGTGTACGATAGATAGCCTGCCTTCTACATACCAACAATGAACGGATCGCAACAAGCCAAAGACAGTACGGCGCAAACCTCGGCTCAAGTAGCTTCATCCCCCGCAGCGACTGCCTCCAACGGCAATCTGAACAaaaacagcagcagcaatacgaataacaagaggaagaaggacggGTTGAAGCCCATCATTACCACAGACGGTCCCGGGTAGGTGCATTGCGCTTCCTTTCATGCATACCTATATTTCGgcctcttttcctttgttccttttttcttgttatttattttcccctccccccctcctgtGACACGGCTTCGAGAAAGCATCCGTTCGGTCGGTCGTTCGCTGCCCTGGAGATATGTATTAGCCCCGTGCAGTCAATGGTGTcagccttctctttcttgggcttggacAGCCTTTGGTTCGTCGGGCAGCCGTGTCGCTGGCCAAGTGGCGGGGTACGGTAGGCCGGGTCCATGGAGGGGAAAGCGTACCATTGGATTCATCCTGTCTAGCCAGGTTCTTCCGCGCTACGAGTTACGACAGACATGACCGCAACACGCATGGGTGTATCACTGGTACATAGCTTCGAGTGAAGACAGGCAGAGCCCTGGGAGTGCGAAAGCGAAACCTGGAACACACAAGACTTGCGACCTCTTTGCGGCTCGTTTGTGAGCCTGTTCGTGGCTGGCTCGAGAGTGGGTGTGGCATCACTTTTCCATGTTGAGGTCACGGTGTGGTGTCCTTGGTGGCCTTGGTTCTCCTGTGTTGCATCACGCAGCCATCCTAGCCCCCCTCACGTCCTCCAAGTCCAAAAAGACTGCATCATACCGCTCCTCCTTTTCAGGGCCGACGTCCTACGTAGCCACTCCTCCCCAGCCCAACCCCAAACAAGAATTTCAGGTTACTGCCCATTTCTGATTGTTTTTATCGCGAACTTCCCCTTTGCCGTCGCCTGGCAAACCCCGGCCCGTCCCTCACCCCCCCGTCTCAAGAGAGGCGCGATCATTTTAACCAAGTCGACGACATCGCAGTACAAATAAAGACAATGATCAAGACAAGGTCCCCCCCGCTTTCGCGATTCCGCTCAGTGCACACCCCCAAACCCCCAGTCCTGAAGCTGCTGAAAGTTTGGCATCTTGCGGAGAACCAGATCTAGCCCACCCAACCCTGACTAAGACCCCGCCACCTGTCCCCCCCAGCCTAACTCCGCGTCGCTTGTCGCATCCCACCATCCTCCCCAATCGTGACAACATTTCGGCCAAACAACCATCGTGAACTCATATACTTACAATCGTGCTTTTTACAGGGCCGCACACTTAGCATCAGCTATGACCAACTCACCgacctcgtcctcttcggcaGCAGAGGACATCGCCGAGAACACtgccgatgaggaggatcaGGAGGATTACTGCAAGGGAGGTTACCATCCGGTCACCATTGGCGAAAAGTTCAAGGACGGCAAATACACCGTAGTGCGCAAGCTCGGATGGGGCCATTTCTCGACAGTCTGGCTATCAAGAGACAACACCACCGGAAAACACGTAGCCCTCAAGGTGGTACGCTCCGCCGCCCATTACACCGAAACCGCCATTGACGAGATCAAGCTTCTCAACAAAATCGTCCAAGCGAATCCCAACCATCCCGGTCGCCGACATGTTGTCAGCCTTCTCGACTCATTCGAACACAAGGGCCCCAATGGCACCCACGTGTGCATGGTTTTCGAGGTTTTGGGAGAGAACCTCCTAGGTCTCATCAAGAGGTGGAATCACAGGGGTATTCCGATGGCTCTTGTCAAACAAATTACAAAACAGGTCCTTCTCGGTCTCGACTACCTGCACCGTGAATGTGGCATCATCCACACAGATCTCAAGCCCGAAAACGTCCTGATTGAAATTGGCGACGTTGAGCAAACTGTGAAGAGGGTCGTGAAGGATGAGCCCAACGACAAAGAGAACACTCGGAATAGTCGCAGGAGACGGAGGACCCTAATCACTGGCAGCCAGCCGTTGCCTTCGCCTCTCAATGCCAGCTTCAATCAGGGATCGATGTTCCCCTCCCCAGCACCCCAGTCGCTTGGCCAGATGTTGGCGGAAGGTCAGTAGAAATGATTTGCAGAAAGTGCTATCCACGAATCTCTGACTGACATTGAACAGGGGCCAAATCGCAAGAAGGATCTCCGTTCCACAACAAGAACGGGGAGGACGACCAAAGTCGGCGTGAGAAGAGCGCCGATCTCCTGAGCAAGGAGGTTTCGGGAATTTCGCTAGATAAGACGGCTACACCCCCCGCGACTTCGGGAGACAAGCGCAACCTAGACGATATGCAGTTTGACATTATCAGTGTCAAGATTGCAGATCTCGGAAACGCATGCTGGGTCAACCACCACTTCACAAACGACATTCAGACGCGACAGTATCGGTCGCCCGAGGTCATTCTGGGTGCCAAGTGGGGTGCAAGCACGGATGTCTGGAGTATGGCTGCCATGGTACGTAAATTTGACCTGAATAAAGATGTAGCGCAGATGCTAACACAAGACCACAGGTGTTCGAGCTTATCACCGGCGATTATCTTTTCGATCCGCAGTCCGGAACTAAGTATGGCAAGGACGACGACCACATCGCGCAGATTATCGAGCTTCTGGGTGCCTTCCCGAAGTCCCTTTGTCTATCCGGCAAATGGTCGCAAGAGATCTTCAACCGAAAAGGCGAGCTACGTAACATCCACCGCTTGAGGCATTGGGCGCTGCCGGATGTACTACGTGAGAAATATCACTTCAAGGCAGAGGAGGCTCAGCGCATTGCAGACTTCCTCATGCCCATGTTGGAGCTGATACCCGAGAGACGAGCCAATGCAGGCGGTATGGCCGGACACAGCTGGCTCGAGGACACTCCTGGTATGAAGGGCATCAAGATCGACAAGGTAGAGGTCGGAAGTCGTGGTGAGGGTATAGAGGGCTGGGCAAGTGAGGTTAGG includes the following:
- a CDS encoding protein kinase dsk1, variant 2, whose amino-acid sequence is MTNSPTSSSSAAEDIAENTADEEDQEDYCKGGYHPVTIGEKFKDGKYTVVRKLGWGHFSTVWLSRDNTTGKHVALKVVRSAAHYTETAIDEIKLLNKIVQANPNHPGRRHVVSLLDSFEHKGPNGTHVCMVFEVLGENLLGLIKRWNHRGIPMALVKQITKQVLLGLDYLHRECGIIHTDLKPENVLIEIGDVEQTVKRVVKDEPNDKENTRNSRRRRRTLITGSQPLPSPLNASFNQGSMFPSPAPQSLGQMLAEGAKSQEGSPFHNKNGEDDQSRREKSADLLSKEVSGISLDKTATPPATSGDKRNLDDMQFDIISVKIADLGNACWVNHHFTNDIQTRQYRSPEVILGAKWGASTDVWSMAAMVFELITGDYLFDPQSGTKYGKDDDHIAQIIELLGAFPKSLCLSGKWSQEIFNRKGELRNIHRLRHWALPDVLREKYHFKAEEAQRIADFLMPMLELIPERRANAGGMAGHSWLEDTPGMKGIKIDKVEVGSRGEGIEGWASEVRKR
- a CDS encoding protein kinase dsk1; protein product: MNGSQQAKDSTAQTSAQVASSPAATASNGNLNKNSSSNTNNKRKKDGLKPIITTDGPGAAHLASAMTNSPTSSSSAAEDIAENTADEEDQEDYCKGGYHPVTIGEKFKDGKYTVVRKLGWGHFSTVWLSRDNTTGKHVALKVVRSAAHYTETAIDEIKLLNKIVQANPNHPGRRHVVSLLDSFEHKGPNGTHVCMVFEVLGENLLGLIKRWNHRGIPMALVKQITKQVLLGLDYLHRECGIIHTDLKPENVLIEIGDVEQTVKRVVKDEPNDKENTRNSRRRRRTLITGSQPLPSPLNASFNQGSMFPSPAPQSLGQMLAEGAKSQEGSPFHNKNGEDDQSRREKSADLLSKEVSGISLDKTATPPATSGDKRNLDDMQFDIISVKIADLGNACWVNHHFTNDIQTRQYRSPEVILGAKWGASTDVWSMAAMVFELITGDYLFDPQSGTKYGKDDDHIAQIIELLGAFPKSLCLSGKWSQEIFNRKGELRNIHRLRHWALPDVLREKYHFKAEEAQRIADFLMPMLELIPERRANAGGMAGHSWLEDTPGMKGIKIDKVEVGSRGEGIEGWASEVRKR